The DNA window TAATATAGCTAATTGATGACTTGTAGCAAAAGTTCATGGTCGTTAAATTGATCAAAGTTGGCTAATTTGTTGAAATTCTGCCTGGTCAGATAAAACAGTTGAACAAATGTTGGTAactgttttaatttatattcagAGTTTTTAGAAATTTACAATGTAGCAAAAATATTAGACCAGTTTTTATTGTGTGGATTTGAAGCTTAACTTTTGTTTCAGTTTTCTGAGATGATAGCATAACCAAGACTTTAAAATGTTTCCCTAAAATGGACTCCATCGGCTTGTTTTAAGCTATATTCCCTGTTTCTATTATTTTCACTCCTTTGATTCCATCCATTTTACTCAAACATTGTTCTTCAAGAATGCATCTGGTCTTGAAAACTTGAATGCAACTGAAGACATACTCAGAGACCCATTTCCCTTTGAGAATGAATAGTTGGCACAGCATACTCATTGAAGGATCCGAGGATTGGTGCTTCTTTTTCAGGTGTTACTTTATTTGGTGGACAGAGGGCATGCAAGGAGCTGAACCTTCCAGAGGCACATTCTTTACATCACGAGTACAATTCCATGGCTTGCACTGTTGAAATTGTTGATGATGTGCATGCTGCCATCAATCATATACATCAACATGGAAGGTATGTCAATGATCTTTTTCCCAACCATAATGATTTTGGCATTTCCTATCATGCATAAACACGCAGACATGTATAGTTTGTGTATTTGCTATATATTTTCCTTCTTCTTGTTGGCAGCGCGCATACTGATTGTATCATAGCAGAAGATCAGGATGTTGCTGAAGTCTTTCTATGTCAAGTTGACAGGCAAGGATTATTTAcagattatattttattctcctATTCCTTAGCCTTGCTGAGCTCCAAAAACATTTTACTCGACTCTCTTCCTAGTTTTTTCTAGATGATTCAATTTTCTCGCATGTATGCAAATGCATTAGAGATAGCATCCAGCTAAGTGATGTTTCTTGTTGTTTACATTTGCAGTGCTGCTGTTTTTCTCAATGCAAGCACAAGATTCTGTGACGGGGCTCGATTTGGATTAGGTGCAGAGGTAAATGTCATCTCTCAATTATTATGAGCATCATTTGAGATATTCATGCTTCTCATAGTTGATTCTTATTGGCTGAATAGGTCGGAATAAGCACAAGCAGGATTCATGCTCGAGGACCTGTAGGTGTTGAAGGATTGTTAACAACTAAATGGTAAGGATCTGCTTATGATCATCGTCTGTCGTTTGACCTGAAAAAGTTTAGGCCCCTTCCTCATCTCTAGGGTTTTTGCTgataatacatacatacatacaaacatacatatatatatgccCAAACTTGTCCCTTGATAAATTATTTGCCATTTAGATGAGCATCATAAGGTTGTTCTATTTTGTTTAGAATAGGTGCCCGTATTTGGTAGCCATTATCTGCCTGGCATCCTCCCTGATCCTTCTCTAGCCAGAGGCAATTACTAGAAAAATAGATATAGATAGGACTGGCTCTCTAAGGAACTGGTTGCTCGTAACTATTTTATCAGGTTCTGGTTTATTGTTATGAATAAAATGGTGGcaagtttcaaaattttctGTTTGAAGCGTTGGCATATTCTTACTGTGCTTATGCAGGATTCTTAGAGGTAGTGGACAAGTGGTGAGTGGTGATAAAGGGGTGATTTACACTCATAAGGATATGACCTTGCAATCAGTCGATTAGCGAGGTAGCTTTCTCACTTGAAGATGATGGTGATAGTGGACAGCACGCCTTTTGCTTTtgagtttcttttaatatttatgcagcCGAGTCTGTATGTTAGGCAGTTATCAGATccatctcaatttttttcttggcctGATGACCATTAGCAATTCCAGCTGGGTGTCAACATTGCTGATGCCTTTTGTACCGTcgatatttttaataatctagCAGCCGTTTATTTATGGATGCTAAGCGAGTTCGGAATCCGTATCATTTTTACCCGCTCTATAGCATTCACCAATCGCATCCATGGATCAGTTTGTTGCTTGGATCTATGAAATAATTCCACTTTTTGGATGCTTTGCTTTTTTGGGACATGGGCCGAAAAGATGAATATTATAACTCATCTTTCCCCTCACCCTCGCTCTCCTGGAAAGGTCAATCAAGGTTGAAGGGCGTTCTGTGCTTCTCCAAGACAGCAAAGATCGCGGTCTTTTCCAGCAAAAGTCTCTTGTTTCTCGGTATAATTTCTACCATCTCTACTCCCTCAATTTTCCTAAATGGAAAACCATCTGTTTATCATTGTCAGATTGCTGGTGTCCGATCAGCCCTGTTGATAACACTATGCAATAAACTACATCAAATCAATTCAGACCATCCTTGCAAATAGCGGCATGCTAGTAAGCACTGATTGTAGCATTTCAGTTAACTTTTTGACGGAGTCGTGCACCTAAAAGATATAATAAATGCGAGCCTAAAACATACCTTGTATGATCTCTCTACTGAAATGGTAGGGTAAGGTTTTTTAAATAAGCTTCTTAAGGATTTCCACTGGCATAACAACTATCAATTGTCTTTGTTCCATCAgcatttagttttaatttattgccCTCGCTACAtcgtggaccatgttttttatttttttcgaagtaaaaaataaacaaggataagaaaatttgagaCCTAAGCCCTCTgttcaattaataatttaaataatatggataaaaaatacaacaacaataaataaattgataataatgaaaaaaagtaaaaaaaaaaaaaacttgaatccaTTTGGATTAGCTTACAAATCctatattgaatgataaaactgtaaaaatatatattttttttaaaaataaaccctATTAAATCGAGTGAACTTGTAAATTCTGCAACTTCAGAtacaatattgaaataattttatagaatgaaaaaaaaaattgaacgatgaaattaaaaaaaaaaaataacacaaaagtgaacatatattaacttttaaaaaccGAGGGATGACCTCATAGAAggcaaactataaaaaataacaaagcaaaataaaaaattattaagaagataagaaaatatcagcttaaaaaaataaaagaaaaaaacagaagcaaGCCCTCCAAACTTGAAATAATCTCTAAAACTCGCAACcccataaatcatgaaaactgattcaatcaaaaagcttgatttctaactaatttagttttgaatgatgaaaaagaaaatatattaataaaaaaactaaatggcaAAAAAGAACCAAAGGAGGATgcgaaaaaaataatcaataagaaagactaaaaaatcataagatctaaatttaaaaaatagaattttttaaagaaatgaacATGAAATTCAAGGTGGAGAGAGaaggctaaaaaataaaaaaaattgtttgtacTAAGCCCGAGGAGCATTCTTGGCTCACACCACCCAATCATGTTAGGGATGCCGAGAACTTTTCAAATGCTATCGTGTAAAATATTGTTTAGTGATCGGACAATCTTCACACACGCCACTTGAACTTGTAGGGGTTGTCCACAAGATAgacacatattttttaataatatttaataaatgtaaATTTTAACAATGCCATgaataacattaaaatttataaaaaaataaaaatactactATAAAATGACAACAAAATCCTTGAGGCATAGTTACTTTGGTTTTGTCTTTAAGAACATTGTAAGTAATTAaactattctaaaaaaaattaaaaaaacaaaaaatgcctACTAggcattatattattttattctaagattaaattaataattttactgttaaaaataataataattaacctaacctcttataatttataaaagataattaaCCTTGTCTTCAATACCTATTTCAAAGATTTTATATTTCGtggataatttcatcattacaGTATTATGCTATAAGAATGAATAGTATTATGAGTCTCAGTGTACAGTAACTTTCTTGCCTAGGATAACTAGTTCTTTTTAAATTCATGCCTCGATGAACTGCTTGAGGTTGCTCAACCATCCCATGTATTCTCGACTGTCCTTGTTGATCATGTACTCGTGTAAGAAATTGGTAGTGCTGGCCTTTATTCCTCTGATCTCCAAATACTTGTGAAAACCTTTCTTCAGTTTCTCGTCAAAATCACTGCAGAAACGAGACACTATTGTTACACAAAAGAATAATGTAAACCATCAATCCATTGGCCGTGAACAAGTGGTAGCAAGCTTACTGGAAGTTAGGTCCATCATAAGCCATTTGATCCTCAGAAGTCTCAGGACCTATAATTGACATGCTGTCGATTTTTATCTCATCAGCATAAGCAACACAGTTGAACTCCAGACAAGTTCCACACTTTTTGGAGACTGTAACAACTAATGGGATACTAGATTGCACAGGCCGCTGGTTATCATCACTGTCATCATCAACATCATTATCCTCCCCAGTAACAACATCAGGCATGTGAACTTCAACTCTCACGAGTTCACCTTCATATTCTCTTGTCAGTATCACAGTTTGCTGCCCAGCATTGTCATCAATCTTGAAAGGATATTCCTTTGGAAACTCTTCGACCTACAAAAAAGACAGAGTAAAGGGAAAAGAATATAACACAAACCTGCTACATTATTAATAGCTGCAATTACTACATAGTAAAACTTTTTTTAGAAAGGCTTCCTGACAAAATAGAACCAAGTATCCATCActgatgaagaaaaataaactttatgcatgaaaaaaagaaattctgaATTCAACACTCCAATTTACCCTGGCATTCtcaatttcttgaaaaatacaGGGCCTAGGATCGATGTAGTGGTGAGTTAGGAGCTTCAACCTCTACAGACAGCAAATTGTTatgatttaaagttttaaacTCTTAAATGAGAAATTATGCACGAAAATATTACTGGCCATGTTCTCTTTTTGGATAACAACCTGACCAAATAGTATATCTCGCCTAAAAACCAAGTGAAAGAACTTGAAAACCTAGATAGATATTTACTTGAAGACATTACAAGACCACTCAAATTCGATATACAGTATCTCCATAACAATTTCTCATAATCCTGCACAAGGCTCGAATTTCTAGTAAacaatcatgaaaaattaaagctCAAACTTAAGTTTCTTCTCTTCCATGACATTTCTTTCTAACCAAAAAGATTGGAAGGACAGCTTAGAGCCCTGTACAAGTCGTTGGCAATAAAGAACAAGGAAATCAAAACTATCAATCTCTAGTACAATGCACTATAATCTCTGCAACTCTGCACTGAATCCAGTTTATTGTTCAATACTACGATTCTTGCAGGCCAGGATCAATAGTAACATTCAAAAGCTGTTATTCTCAACAAAATAATGATTACACAATTGGATAATGCAAAGgaatgtatataaattttttttttgcgccTCAGCTCTAAAAATTACTTCTCTAATAAtaaaatggaaacaaaaaatatatatatttaatgaaagaaaaacaaacgtGAACAAAACccatagaaaaaggaaaaaagaatgcCTTACACCATCTTGGCCAACGGTTTCCTGGGCAACCTTGATCTCCGATTCAAGAGCTCGAAGAATCGACTCGTTCGAACTGGGCCTATGAGTTTCAGTAACCGTAGAGCAAAAGCGTTGCAGAAATGGAACGGCAAGAGAGGGGTTTTTGCAAGGGAGATTGACTTGGTGTTTCAGGGCGGAGAAGAGGGCAGGGTGGTAATCTCTCTGGCCGACTCGAATGATTCGACTCGCTAGTGGAGCTACAGACGAAGCCGATTTGCGGAGAATTGCAGTGAAAGACATTTTCTTGTTATGTTGGTAGAAGGGAGATAGCAGAGTGAGCGTTGAgggtttagaaaataaaaatgcgggttttagg is part of the Populus alba chromosome 10, ASM523922v2, whole genome shotgun sequence genome and encodes:
- the LOC118059674 gene encoding uncharacterized protein At2g39795, mitochondrial-like, giving the protein MSFTAILRKSASSVAPLASRIIRVGQRDYHPALFSALKHQVNLPCKNPSLAVPFLQRFCSTVTETHRPSSNESILRALESEIKVAQETVGQDGVEEFPKEYPFKIDDNAGQQTVILTREYEGELVRVEVHMPDVVTGEDNDVDDDSDDNQRPVQSSIPLVVTVSKKCGTCLEFNCVAYADEIKIDSMSIIGPETSEDQMAYDGPNFHDFDEKLKKGFHKYLEIRGIKASTTNFLHEYMINKDSREYMGWLSNLKQFIEA